The Devosia sp. A16 genome includes a window with the following:
- the rpiA gene encoding ribose-5-phosphate isomerase RpiA has protein sequence MSDEQKYRAAEAAMAEVTSGMRLGLGTGSTARHFVDIVGRAVRDGLEVICVPTSEVTAAQARGLGIPLTDLEATPELDLTVDGADELGPGLALIKGGGGALLREKIVAAASRRMIVIADQSKQVEMLGRFPLPIEVNHFGLGVTTVAIARVMADFYAEGPLRRRLKADGTPFVTDGGHAILDAFFGRIPQPEALAQALVEIPGVVEHGLFIGLCQRAYVAGPAGVDVLDG, from the coding sequence ATGAGCGACGAGCAGAAATACCGCGCGGCCGAAGCGGCGATGGCCGAAGTGACGAGCGGCATGCGACTGGGACTCGGCACCGGTTCGACCGCCAGGCACTTCGTCGATATCGTCGGGCGCGCCGTCCGCGACGGGCTCGAGGTGATTTGTGTGCCGACCTCGGAGGTCACCGCAGCGCAGGCGCGCGGTCTCGGCATTCCGCTGACCGACCTCGAAGCTACACCCGAACTCGATCTTACCGTCGACGGCGCCGATGAACTCGGCCCTGGCCTGGCGCTGATCAAGGGCGGCGGCGGCGCCCTGCTGCGCGAGAAGATCGTCGCGGCGGCTTCGAGGCGGATGATTGTCATCGCCGACCAGAGCAAGCAGGTCGAAATGCTCGGCCGCTTCCCGCTGCCGATCGAGGTCAACCATTTCGGTCTCGGCGTCACCACCGTGGCCATCGCCAGGGTGATGGCCGATTTCTATGCCGAGGGCCCCTTGCGCCGCCGCCTCAAGGCCGATGGCACACCCTTCGTCACCGACGGCGGCCACGCCATCCTCGACGCTTTTTTTGGCCGTATTCCTCAGCCAGAAGCACTCGCGCAGGCCCTCGTCGAAATCCCGGGCGTCGTGGAGCATGGACTGTTCATCGGTCTCTGCCAGCGGGCCTACGTGGCCGGCCCGGCCGGTGTCGACGTTCTGGACGGCTGA
- a CDS encoding L,D-transpeptidase, which produces MTKLVVAALLSAILSLSLAAPATAAKRVYDPVTDTWSDAGAIKPGSKRGKAIPKEIVSYSTKYKPGTIVIETSERRLYLVLEGGKALKYGIGVGRDGFRWSGQHRITRVAEWPGWTPPAAMRQRVPDLPAYMPGGPDNPLGARALYIGSTLYRIHGTSEPWTIGQAVSSGCIRLTNEDVTDLYERVRVGALVVVNQ; this is translated from the coding sequence ATGACCAAGCTAGTGGTCGCCGCTCTTTTGTCGGCGATCCTTTCTTTGTCGCTGGCCGCACCGGCTACCGCGGCAAAGCGGGTCTATGACCCGGTTACCGACACCTGGTCGGACGCAGGCGCGATCAAGCCTGGCTCCAAGCGGGGCAAGGCCATCCCCAAGGAGATCGTCAGCTACAGCACCAAGTACAAGCCGGGCACCATCGTCATCGAGACGTCCGAACGCCGCCTGTATCTGGTGCTCGAGGGCGGCAAGGCGCTGAAATACGGCATCGGCGTGGGCCGCGACGGCTTCCGCTGGTCGGGTCAGCACCGCATCACCCGCGTCGCCGAGTGGCCGGGTTGGACGCCGCCGGCGGCCATGCGCCAGCGCGTTCCGGACCTGCCGGCCTATATGCCCGGCGGCCCCGATAATCCGCTCGGCGCCCGTGCCCTCTATATCGGCTCGACGCTCTATCGCATCCACGGCACGTCCGAGCCGTGGACCATCGGCCAGGCGGTTTCGTCCGGCTGCATCCGGCTCACCAACGAGGACGTCACCGACCTCTACGAGCGCGTCAGGGTCGGCGCCCTGGTGGTGGTGAACCAGTAA
- the moaA gene encoding GTP 3',8-cyclase MoaA: MSLTLLEQPNLVPTGAKPVPTGAQRPLVDRYGRQISYLRVSVTDRCDFRCVYCMSEHMTFLPKKDVLSFEEIDTIVTAFVARGVKKVRLTGGEPLVRRDIMELVEKIGGHLGQGLEELTLTTNGSQLRRHAVGLAQAGVKRLNVSLDTLDEQRFAEITRRGRIADVLDGIDAAADAGLGIKINMVAMRGVNEDEIEPMLHWAHGRGFGLTLIEGMPLGEVGIDRVDTYLPLREMRERLQAKYTLEPTGHRTGGPARYDYVAETNGLVGFITPMSHNFCESCNRVRLTATGQLYMCLGQDDMVDLRAAIREGGPDALDAALDRAMLLKPKGHDFVLDRDHAAPALSRHMSVTGG, encoded by the coding sequence ATGTCCCTGACGCTTCTCGAACAGCCGAACCTCGTCCCCACGGGCGCGAAACCAGTGCCCACGGGGGCGCAGCGTCCCCTCGTAGATCGCTATGGGCGACAGATCAGCTATCTCCGGGTGTCGGTGACCGATCGCTGCGACTTCCGCTGCGTCTACTGCATGTCGGAGCACATGACGTTCCTGCCCAAAAAGGACGTGCTGAGCTTCGAGGAGATCGACACCATCGTGACCGCCTTCGTCGCCCGCGGGGTGAAGAAGGTCCGGCTGACCGGCGGCGAGCCGCTGGTCAGGCGCGACATCATGGAACTGGTGGAGAAGATCGGCGGGCATCTCGGGCAAGGCCTCGAGGAACTGACCCTCACCACCAATGGCAGCCAGTTGCGTCGTCATGCCGTGGGGCTGGCGCAAGCCGGAGTGAAGCGGCTCAACGTCTCGCTCGATACGCTCGACGAGCAGCGCTTTGCAGAGATCACCCGGCGCGGACGCATTGCCGACGTGCTGGATGGGATCGACGCCGCGGCGGATGCCGGGCTCGGGATCAAGATCAACATGGTGGCGATGCGCGGCGTCAACGAGGACGAAATCGAGCCGATGCTGCATTGGGCGCATGGCCGCGGTTTCGGCCTGACGCTGATCGAAGGAATGCCGCTGGGCGAGGTCGGGATCGACCGGGTCGACACCTACCTGCCGCTCAGGGAGATGCGCGAACGGCTCCAGGCGAAATACACGCTCGAGCCGACCGGACACCGCACCGGCGGGCCGGCACGCTACGACTACGTGGCCGAAACCAACGGGCTGGTGGGTTTCATCACGCCGATGAGCCACAATTTCTGCGAGAGCTGCAACCGGGTGCGGCTGACGGCGACCGGGCAGCTCTATATGTGCCTGGGGCAGGACGACATGGTCGACTTGCGCGCCGCGATCCGCGAGGGCGGACCGGACGCGCTCGATGCGGCGCTGGATCGGGCGATGCTCCTCAAGCCCAAGGGGCACGACTTCGTGCTGGATCGCGACCACGCGGCGCCGGCGCTGAGCCGGCACATGAGCGTGACGGGGGGCTGA
- a CDS encoding DUF2059 domain-containing protein: MTSTFKRAPMLVAALLSLFLSSFVALPAMSQEASEISPEHLALARKYVDLTDTGGLYEATIVQAGINTYKQLLPQNPEIAQPLNDAIEKVISTYKGRKGELFDQFARVYALSFTQDELQQIVDFYSTPTGTKLAKSNSAMSGTISRIMDVFTGNLNTEFFSAVRAELKSKGIDS; this comes from the coding sequence ATGACGTCCACCTTCAAACGCGCGCCGATGCTTGTCGCGGCATTGCTGTCGCTGTTCCTGTCGAGCTTTGTCGCATTGCCCGCGATGAGCCAGGAAGCCTCCGAAATCTCGCCCGAGCACCTGGCGCTGGCGCGTAAATATGTCGATCTCACCGACACTGGCGGCCTCTACGAGGCCACCATCGTCCAGGCGGGCATCAACACCTACAAGCAGTTGCTGCCGCAGAATCCTGAAATCGCCCAGCCGCTCAATGACGCGATCGAGAAGGTGATCTCCACCTACAAGGGCCGCAAGGGCGAGCTGTTCGACCAGTTCGCACGCGTCTATGCGCTGTCCTTCACCCAAGACGAGCTGCAGCAGATCGTCGATTTCTATTCGACCCCGACCGGCACCAAGCTGGCCAAGTCGAACTCCGCCATGAGTGGCACCATCAGCCGCATCATGGACGTGTTCACCGGCAACCTGAACACCGAGTTCTTTTCGGCCGTCCGCGCCGAGCTGAAGTCCAAGGGTATCGACAGCTGA
- the gor gene encoding glutathione-disulfide reductase: MSDSYDLVVIGAGSGGVRAARIAATYGARVAIIEEYRVGGTCVIRGCVPKKLFVYASRYKDLFEIAPSFGWDVGTPSFDWATLVANKDKEIARLEAAYVAGLEKPGAEIIRDRATVIGPNTVRLQKSGRELTARTILIATGAHPFIPDIPGKELGITSNEAFHLETLPHSILIEGGGFISVEFATIFAGLGVHTTIVYRGDRLLRGFDEDLRVGLEAGLEARGVRIIHQTNVLGLRRTGKDITVSFSDGVDAPFGAVMFATGRSPNTAGLGLEAAGVELAWDGAVVVDAYSRSSVPSIYAVGDVTNRAQLTPVAIREGHAFADTVFGDKPTAVDHSLIGEAVFAEPEVGTVGLAEHDAATHGDIDVYITRFRPMMNTLSLKSDRMMMKLITSADGGEVLGVHILGPGAAEIIQMAAIPLGMKATKADFDRAMAMHPTAAEELVTFKKPSYVYRKGQKQ; the protein is encoded by the coding sequence ATGAGCGACAGTTACGATCTCGTGGTGATCGGCGCCGGGTCCGGCGGGGTGCGGGCGGCGCGGATCGCCGCAACCTATGGCGCCAGGGTCGCCATCATCGAGGAATACCGCGTCGGCGGCACCTGCGTGATCCGCGGCTGCGTCCCCAAGAAACTGTTCGTCTACGCCTCGCGCTACAAGGATCTGTTCGAGATCGCACCCAGCTTCGGCTGGGACGTCGGCACGCCGAGCTTCGACTGGGCCACGCTGGTGGCCAACAAGGACAAGGAAATCGCCCGGCTGGAGGCCGCCTATGTCGCCGGACTCGAAAAGCCCGGCGCCGAGATCATTCGCGATCGCGCCACCGTCATCGGACCCAACACCGTCCGCCTGCAGAAGTCCGGCCGCGAGCTCACCGCCAGGACCATCCTCATCGCCACCGGCGCCCATCCGTTCATCCCGGACATCCCTGGCAAAGAGCTCGGCATCACCTCCAACGAGGCGTTTCACCTCGAGACTCTTCCGCACTCCATCCTCATCGAGGGAGGCGGCTTCATCTCGGTGGAGTTCGCCACGATCTTCGCCGGCCTGGGCGTCCACACCACCATCGTCTATCGCGGTGACCGCCTGCTGCGCGGCTTCGACGAGGACCTGAGGGTCGGGCTCGAGGCCGGTCTCGAGGCACGCGGCGTCAGGATCATCCATCAGACCAACGTGCTCGGCCTGCGCCGTACCGGCAAGGACATCACGGTGAGCTTCTCCGATGGCGTCGACGCGCCGTTCGGGGCTGTCATGTTCGCCACAGGCCGTTCGCCCAATACCGCGGGCCTCGGTCTCGAAGCGGCGGGGGTCGAGCTGGCCTGGGATGGCGCTGTCGTAGTCGACGCTTATTCGCGCTCCAGCGTTCCCTCGATCTACGCCGTCGGCGACGTCACCAACCGGGCTCAGCTCACTCCCGTCGCCATCCGCGAGGGACATGCCTTTGCCGACACCGTGTTCGGCGACAAGCCGACCGCCGTCGATCACTCGCTGATCGGCGAAGCGGTATTCGCCGAGCCCGAGGTCGGGACCGTCGGCCTCGCCGAGCACGATGCGGCCACCCACGGCGATATCGATGTGTACATCACCCGATTCCGGCCGATGATGAACACGCTGTCGCTGAAGTCCGACCGCATGATGATGAAGCTGATCACCAGCGCCGATGGCGGCGAGGTGTTGGGTGTTCACATCCTCGGCCCCGGCGCCGCCGAGATCATCCAGATGGCGGCGATCCCGCTCGGCATGAAAGCGACCAAAGCCGATTTCGACCGCGCCATGGCCATGCATCCGACGGCAGCCGAAGAACTGGTGACCTTCAAGAAGCCCAGCTACGTCTACCGCAAAGGCCAGAAGCAGTAG
- a CDS encoding SDR family NAD(P)-dependent oxidoreductase, producing MIFDLFRLDGKVALVTGATRGIGLGIVEALSDAGAHVILSSRVPRPEVVQRFKDLGRKVDYLQGDVQDPAVPAQLVAEAVKLGGGRLDILVNNAGVAQHGETHNFPEEQYRRLMDINLDSVFRACQAALGPMRAQKSGVMLNIGSISGLISNIPQPQAAYNASKAAVHMLTRSLASDYAEDGIRVNAIAPGYITTDMTNGGLADPVWGPVWRDMTPMKRPGSAIDIGAAALYLCSPASGYVTGEVLVVDGGYTVR from the coding sequence ATGATCTTCGACCTGTTTCGCCTTGATGGCAAAGTTGCACTGGTCACCGGCGCCACCCGCGGCATCGGTCTCGGCATCGTCGAGGCGCTGAGCGACGCCGGCGCCCATGTCATCCTCTCCTCGCGGGTGCCCAGGCCCGAGGTCGTGCAGCGCTTCAAGGATCTGGGCCGCAAGGTCGACTACCTGCAGGGCGACGTGCAGGATCCCGCGGTGCCGGCGCAGCTTGTCGCCGAAGCGGTGAAGCTCGGCGGTGGCCGGCTCGATATCCTCGTCAACAATGCCGGCGTCGCCCAGCACGGCGAAACCCACAACTTCCCCGAGGAGCAGTACCGCCGGCTGATGGATATCAACCTCGACAGCGTATTCCGCGCCTGTCAGGCGGCGCTCGGCCCGATGCGCGCCCAAAAGAGCGGGGTCATGCTGAATATCGGCTCGATCTCCGGCCTCATCTCCAACATTCCGCAGCCGCAGGCCGCCTACAACGCCTCCAAGGCCGCCGTGCACATGCTGACCAGGAGCCTCGCCTCCGACTATGCCGAGGACGGCATCCGCGTAAACGCCATCGCCCCGGGCTACATCACCACCGACATGACCAATGGCGGACTCGCCGACCCGGTCTGGGGGCCGGTCTGGCGCGACATGACGCCGATGAAGCGCCCCGGCTCGGCCATCGATATCGGCGCGGCGGCGCTTTATCTGTGCTCACCGGCCTCGGGGTATGTCACAGGGGAAGTGCTGGTGGTGGATGGCGGGTACACGGTTCGCTAG